A single window of Microbispora hainanensis DNA harbors:
- a CDS encoding AraC family transcriptional regulator has protein sequence MAEQSLPLAAHLRLRTHDVDEACRLVGNDLGVHGLRPVDPEIRLDARLNGVAFDGVGLYSLGYGTEVLITPQPVDDYLLVEIPLSGAAEVSQGRERIVATPELASVLSLTRPMCMRWPSGLESLIVRFDRAALEAHLGRLMGRTPRRPLTFSLGMDLTRPPVRSWLSVVELLRREAETGGAMLEQPVALRQLEGLLMTQLLLAQPSNYSEALSGAQPRVAPTAVERAVELIEARAAEPLTVEEIAEAVGVGARALQEGFRRQLETTPMSYLREVRLDRVRAELMVGDPGATTVTDVAYRWGFVHLGRFALAYRRRFGESPSETLRRGTRDVLSGPAGPPTR, from the coding sequence ATGGCCGAACAGTCGCTACCACTCGCCGCACACCTGCGGCTGCGCACACACGACGTCGACGAGGCCTGCAGACTGGTCGGGAACGACCTCGGCGTCCACGGACTGCGCCCGGTGGATCCGGAGATCCGGCTCGACGCCCGCCTGAACGGGGTCGCGTTCGACGGAGTCGGGCTCTATTCGCTCGGCTACGGCACGGAGGTGCTGATCACACCGCAGCCGGTGGACGACTATCTGCTCGTCGAGATCCCGCTGAGCGGCGCCGCCGAGGTGTCGCAAGGCCGGGAGCGGATCGTGGCGACGCCCGAGCTCGCCTCGGTGCTGTCGCTGACCCGGCCCATGTGCATGCGGTGGCCCTCCGGGCTCGAGTCGCTGATCGTCCGCTTCGACCGCGCCGCGCTCGAAGCCCACCTCGGCAGGCTCATGGGGCGCACCCCGCGCAGGCCGCTCACCTTCTCCCTCGGCATGGACCTGACCCGGCCGCCCGTACGGTCATGGCTCTCGGTCGTCGAGCTGCTCAGACGGGAGGCCGAAACCGGCGGGGCCATGCTGGAGCAGCCCGTCGCGCTCCGGCAGCTGGAGGGGCTGCTGATGACCCAGCTGCTGCTGGCCCAGCCCAGCAACTACAGCGAGGCGCTGTCGGGCGCCCAGCCCCGGGTCGCACCGACGGCGGTGGAACGGGCCGTCGAGCTGATCGAGGCGCGGGCGGCGGAACCGCTCACGGTGGAGGAGATCGCCGAGGCGGTGGGCGTCGGCGCGCGGGCGCTTCAGGAGGGGTTCCGGCGTCAGCTGGAGACGACGCCCATGAGCTACCTGCGGGAAGTGCGCCTCGACCGGGTGCGGGCCGAGCTCATGGTCGGGGATCCGGGCGCCACCACGGTCACCGACGTCGCCTATCGCTGGGGGTTCGTCCATCTGGGGCGGTTCGCGCTCGCCTACCGCCGGCGTTTCGGGGAGTCCCCGTCGGAGACGCTGCGCCGCGGAACGCGGGATGTTCTCAGCGGGCCGGCAGGTCCGCCCACCAGGTGA